A part of Gambusia affinis linkage group LG21, SWU_Gaff_1.0, whole genome shotgun sequence genomic DNA contains:
- the bloc1s5 gene encoding biogenesis of lysosome-related organelles complex 1 subunit 5 isoform X1, producing the protein MMEKIAKDVGDIQSRLLDHRPVISAEVRYFVREFEEKRGLRETRLLENLNKTVQETNEQMVPANLQEMSQKLSDISKRLEAANHMAERVQQRELETQQSSQLQANMEKLKEDWAEFLKEQQRLKEEVDEEHAKAVGEISTRFSEKKKDLAQFSL; encoded by the exons ATGATGGAGAAGATTGCTAAAG ATGTTGGTGACATCCAGTCCAGACTGTTGGACCACAGGCCTGTTATCAGTGCAGAAGTTCGCTACTTTGTCAGAGAGTTTGAG GAGAAGCGAGGCCTGAGGGAGACTCGGCTTTTGGAGAACCTGAATAAAACGGTGCAGGAGACAAACGAGCAAATGGTGCCCGCTAATTTACAGGAAATGAGCCAGAAACTATCTGACATCAGTAAGCGCT TGGAGGCTGCTAATCACATGGCAGAGAGAGTCCAGCAGAGGGAGCTAGAGACCCAACAG AGCTCCCAGCTGCAGGCGAACATGGAGAAATTGAAAGAGGACTGGGCGGAGTTTctgaaggagcagcagaggcTAAAGGAAGAGGTGGATGAGGAGCACGCTAAGGCTGTTGGAGAAATCAGCACTCGCTTTAGTGAAAAGAAGAAGGACTTGGCACAATTTTCTCTCTGA
- the bloc1s5 gene encoding biogenesis of lysosome-related organelles complex 1 subunit 5 isoform X2 produces MMEKIAKDVGDIQSRLLDHRPVISAEVRYFVREFEEKRGLRETRLLENLNKTVQETNEQMVPANLQEMSQKLSDIMEAANHMAERVQQRELETQQSSQLQANMEKLKEDWAEFLKEQQRLKEEVDEEHAKAVGEISTRFSEKKKDLAQFSL; encoded by the exons ATGATGGAGAAGATTGCTAAAG ATGTTGGTGACATCCAGTCCAGACTGTTGGACCACAGGCCTGTTATCAGTGCAGAAGTTCGCTACTTTGTCAGAGAGTTTGAG GAGAAGCGAGGCCTGAGGGAGACTCGGCTTTTGGAGAACCTGAATAAAACGGTGCAGGAGACAAACGAGCAAATGGTGCCCGCTAATTTACAGGAAATGAGCCAGAAACTATCTGACATCA TGGAGGCTGCTAATCACATGGCAGAGAGAGTCCAGCAGAGGGAGCTAGAGACCCAACAG AGCTCCCAGCTGCAGGCGAACATGGAGAAATTGAAAGAGGACTGGGCGGAGTTTctgaaggagcagcagaggcTAAAGGAAGAGGTGGATGAGGAGCACGCTAAGGCTGTTGGAGAAATCAGCACTCGCTTTAGTGAAAAGAAGAAGGACTTGGCACAATTTTCTCTCTGA
- the LOC122824007 gene encoding vascular cell adhesion protein 1-like gives MKVYHSLSENMLTVNMLLSVFFLSGVSADRCDGHTPTFVITTPKSIAALNGSCLQVPCSFTVQVAENDFNSGGQTSAAWIPSSRSIFDISQGFNNDQINITGNIKQRNCTTVFSDIKMTQDTEYFLRIEKGKFRGTGCSIPLQFTVQDYPEKPRIEPDLKDLKENQSVTVTCSAFTPCPHSPPELTWNLQQDSLRQTEETTDGTFSTKIQENITLSDTHDGYNISCSARYPVIEGNKTAETEVTLSVSYAPKDTSASISPSGLVSAGSWVELSCSSRAKPPPSFTWFRISEHGDINVSVGKVYSFNVTEGGKYYCVATNDLGKNRSSAIIVTIKGGTFSFWIALIASIAVILLICLVICVWCFKFKHPTPQRTQTRAETEVQMPDKKPEEEIHHGEVTFVPRRPEVSAVSVQDSGQQDLVYASVKVSADCSEDLYAQVKKK, from the exons ATGAAGGTCTATCACAGTCTGTCTGAGAACATGTTGACAGTCAACATGTTACTGAGTGTCTTCTTTCTTTCAG gtgTCTCTGCTGATCGTTGTGATGGACACACACCTACCTTTGTCATTACAACACCAAAGTCCATTGCAGCACTGAATGGATCTTGTTTGCAAGTCCCATGTAGCTTCACAGTTCAAGtagcagaaaatgattttaacagtGGAGGACAAACCTCTGCAGCCTGGATTCCAAGTAGTCGGAGTATTTTTGACATCAGTCAGGGATTTAATAACgatcaaataaatattactggaaacataaaacagagaaactgcACCACTGTGTTTTCTGATATAAAGATGACACAAGACACTGAATACTTCCTGAGAATTGAGAAGGGTAAATTCAGGGGAACAGGTTGTTCTATTCCTCTTCAGTTTACAGTTCAAG ATTATCCAGAGAAACCCAGAATTGAACCTGATCTGAAAGATCTGAAGGAGAATCAGTCTGTCACTGTAACCTGCTCAGCTTTCACTCCCTGTCCACACTCACCTCCTGAACTCACCTGGAATCTCCAACAAGACTCTCTCAGACAAACAGAGGAAACCACAGACGGAACCTTTTCAACTAAAATCCAGGAGAACATCACTCTGTCAGACACACATGATGGATACAACATCAGCTGTTCTGCCAGATATCCTGTGATTGAAGGAAACaagacagcagagacagaagtgACTCTCAGTGTTTCCT ATGCTCCTAAAGACACCTCAGcatccatcagtccatcagGTTTGGTGTCAGCAGGTAGCTGGGTGGAGCTGAGCTGCTCCAGCAGAGCCAAACCTCCAcccagcttcacctggttcaggaTCAGTGAACATGGAGACATTAATGTATCTGTGGGGAAAGTTTACAGCTTCAATGTTACTGAGGGAGGAAAGTATTACTGTGTGGCCACAAATGATCTGGGTAAAAACAGATCATCTGCGATCATAGTTACCATTAAAG gaGGAACCTTTTCATTTTGGATTGCACTTATTGCATCAATCGCTGTCATTTTGCTCATCTGCCTGGTGATTTGTGTTTG GTGTTTTAAGTTCAAACATCCAACTCCACAGCGGACTCAG ACTCGAGCGGAGACGGAGGTTCAAATGCCAGACAAAAAGCCAGAAGAAGAAATCCACCATGGTGAAGTGACCTTCGTCCCGAGGAGACCTGAAGTCTCTGCCGTCTCAGTGCAGGACAGTGGACAGCAGGACTTGGTGTACGCTTCGGTCAAAGTGTCTGCTGATTGTTCTGAGGATCTCTACGCTCAAGTGAAGAAAAAGTAA